The Vibrio navarrensis genome has a segment encoding these proteins:
- a CDS encoding acyltransferase: protein MFKNLFRRMCAPFVLRFICFFIDRKYIAGRYFEESYIGYGWAIKTIWYRNILRLAKPSKLPVHSGCIVSNPDNIIFHPDDLHIFQVPGTYYQNFKAKIYIGKGSYIAPNVGIITANHLFGDLDNHVDGEDIVLGEKCWVGMNSVILPGVVLGPNSVVAAGSVVTKSYPEGSVILGGTPAKVIKNLNT from the coding sequence ATGTTTAAAAATCTTTTTCGTAGAATGTGCGCTCCATTTGTTCTACGTTTTATTTGTTTTTTTATTGATAGGAAATATATAGCTGGCCGATATTTTGAAGAAAGTTATATTGGATATGGGTGGGCAATCAAAACTATTTGGTATAGAAATATATTGAGGTTGGCTAAACCGTCAAAATTACCAGTTCACTCAGGTTGTATAGTATCAAACCCAGATAATATCATTTTTCACCCTGACGACTTGCACATATTTCAGGTTCCAGGTACGTATTATCAGAACTTTAAGGCAAAAATTTATATTGGTAAAGGATCATACATAGCTCCCAATGTTGGTATTATTACTGCGAATCATTTATTTGGCGATTTGGATAATCATGTTGATGGGGAAGATATTGTCTTAGGCGAAAAATGTTGGGTAGGAATGAACTCGGTTATTTTACCTGGTGTAGTACTAGGACCTAATTCAGTTGTTGCTGCGGGTTCAGTAGTGACAAAGAGTTATCCAGAAGGAAGTGTTATTCTGGGCGGTACACCAGCTAAAGTTATTAAAAATTTGAATACCTAA
- a CDS encoding oligosaccharide flippase family protein: MKTSNFYKSVAVLLSGTAAAQAITLSILPILTRIYSPEELGMLAIFTATTSILLTVSCLRMEMAIPIQKFEVEARSVLVLCIQLVTFNVIICLIFCFAIYFIFPELLGGLGKLVFLIPVGILLGGVYLAINNYAVREKEFSLISKSRLRQSISCAFIQIFGGLFGFGAIMLLLGYIFNLGAGAFYLKKRLLEDLDFKSFVKFEKSKEIFYQNIRFPKYSVVESFANTAGIQIPVLIIASSIGVAETAFLFLAMRIIQAPMALLGNSISQVFYSQASENYKEGTLSSLTLKVSESTFKIGVGPIIFIAVVAQNIVGKALGQDWEVVGVYITTMSPWFLFQFLASPISPVMYVTGKQNLFMRLTIFGFSLKIFCITVAAIKGLYVIESFVFANTLFYMVCFYIFSQVGGNSMGNIIKSFMKVVYIPFAWLFGALFINHILAVF, encoded by the coding sequence TTGAAAACAAGTAATTTCTACAAATCAGTTGCAGTACTATTAAGTGGTACTGCAGCAGCCCAAGCAATAACCTTATCAATATTACCTATTCTTACGCGGATATATTCTCCAGAAGAACTAGGGATGTTAGCGATATTTACAGCAACCACTTCTATTTTGCTAACAGTTTCTTGTTTACGAATGGAAATGGCGATACCTATTCAAAAGTTTGAGGTGGAAGCTAGAAGCGTTTTAGTTCTTTGTATTCAGCTGGTTACTTTTAACGTTATTATTTGTTTGATATTTTGTTTTGCTATTTATTTCATATTTCCAGAGCTGCTTGGTGGATTAGGAAAATTAGTTTTTCTTATTCCTGTCGGAATATTACTCGGTGGAGTCTATTTAGCGATTAATAATTATGCTGTAAGAGAAAAGGAATTCTCGTTAATTTCGAAGTCTAGGCTCCGGCAGTCAATAAGTTGTGCCTTTATACAAATCTTTGGTGGTCTATTTGGGTTTGGTGCAATTATGTTGTTGCTCGGATATATTTTTAATCTAGGAGCCGGTGCTTTTTACTTAAAAAAAAGGCTTTTGGAAGATCTGGATTTTAAAAGTTTTGTGAAATTTGAAAAATCAAAAGAAATATTTTACCAAAACATTAGATTTCCAAAATACTCAGTTGTTGAGTCATTTGCAAATACTGCTGGTATTCAAATTCCAGTTCTTATTATAGCCTCAAGTATTGGAGTGGCTGAGACAGCTTTTTTATTCCTAGCCATGCGTATAATTCAAGCTCCCATGGCTTTGCTAGGAAACTCTATATCCCAAGTGTTCTACTCTCAAGCTTCTGAAAACTATAAGGAAGGCACCCTATCTAGTTTGACCTTGAAAGTCAGTGAGTCTACTTTTAAAATTGGTGTCGGCCCAATTATATTTATTGCCGTTGTTGCTCAGAATATTGTTGGAAAGGCTCTAGGTCAGGATTGGGAAGTGGTGGGTGTTTATATTACAACGATGTCACCTTGGTTTTTATTTCAGTTTCTAGCTTCACCGATTTCACCTGTGATGTATGTAACTGGAAAACAAAACTTATTTATGCGACTCACTATATTTGGTTTTTCTTTAAAGATTTTTTGTATCACAGTAGCTGCGATAAAAGGTCTGTATGTGATTGAGTCATTTGTATTTGCTAACACACTTTTTTATATGGTTTGCTTTTATATTTTTTCTCAGGTTGGTGGTAACTCAATGGGCAATATAATAAAGTCGTTTATGAAAGTAGTCTACATTCCTTTCGCTTGGTTATTTGGAGCGTTATTTATTAATCACATCTTAGCGGTCTTTTAA
- the wecC gene encoding UDP-N-acetyl-D-mannosamine dehydrogenase, giving the protein MSFETISVIGLGYIGLPTAAMFASRKKKVIGVDVNQHAVDTINQGKIHIVEPDLDMMVHAAVSGGYLKATTTPEAADAFLIAVPTPFLPCVEGDIPAPDLSYIEAASKAIAPVLKKGDLVILESTSPVGATEQMAAWLAEARSDITFPQTHAEEADVNIAHCPERVLPGHVVRELVENDRVIGGLTAKCSTRAVELYKTFVQGECVITNARTAEMAKLTENSSRDVQIAFANELSIICDKLDINVWELIALANRHPRVNILQPGPGVGGHCIAVDPWFIVSKTPEEAQIIHTARKVNDSKPEWVINKVKLAIADFLQANPSKTTKDTTIACYGLAFKPNIDDLRESPALNIAEKVIALHAGPVLLVEPNISALPSTVNSKNSKLVELEQSFASVDIAVVLVDHDDFKERRNQFKMCPVIVDTKGLVCIR; this is encoded by the coding sequence ATGTCTTTTGAAACCATTTCAGTAATCGGCTTAGGCTATATCGGTTTACCTACTGCGGCGATGTTTGCATCACGTAAAAAGAAAGTGATTGGTGTGGATGTTAACCAACATGCTGTTGATACCATTAATCAAGGCAAGATTCATATTGTAGAGCCAGATCTCGATATGATGGTGCATGCAGCAGTCAGCGGCGGCTATTTAAAAGCAACTACCACACCAGAAGCGGCCGATGCCTTTTTGATTGCCGTGCCAACGCCATTCTTACCTTGTGTAGAGGGCGATATTCCAGCACCGGATCTCTCTTACATTGAAGCCGCGAGTAAAGCGATTGCTCCTGTACTGAAAAAAGGCGACTTGGTGATTTTAGAATCGACCTCTCCTGTTGGTGCAACCGAGCAAATGGCCGCATGGCTTGCTGAAGCGCGCTCTGATATTACCTTCCCGCAAACACACGCTGAAGAAGCGGATGTAAATATTGCACACTGCCCAGAGCGCGTTTTACCTGGCCATGTGGTGCGTGAGCTAGTTGAAAACGACCGAGTAATTGGTGGCTTAACAGCTAAGTGTTCAACGCGTGCAGTGGAACTCTATAAAACTTTTGTTCAAGGTGAATGCGTAATTACCAATGCGCGTACCGCGGAAATGGCTAAACTGACCGAGAACAGCTCCCGTGATGTACAAATCGCCTTTGCCAACGAGCTATCTATCATCTGTGACAAGCTAGACATCAACGTATGGGAGCTAATCGCACTAGCAAATCGTCACCCACGAGTAAACATTCTCCAGCCTGGCCCTGGTGTGGGCGGCCACTGTATTGCGGTAGACCCTTGGTTTATTGTGTCAAAAACACCAGAAGAAGCACAAATCATCCACACTGCTCGTAAAGTGAATGATTCAAAACCTGAATGGGTAATTAATAAAGTTAAGCTAGCTATTGCTGACTTTTTACAAGCTAATCCAAGTAAAACCACAAAAGATACTACGATTGCTTGCTATGGACTAGCATTCAAGCCCAATATTGATGATTTACGAGAGAGCCCCGCGCTGAACATCGCAGAAAAGGTTATTGCGTTGCATGCTGGGCCGGTGCTTTTAGTAGAGCCTAATATTAGTGCACTACCAAGCACTGTAAATAGTAAAAATTCAAAATTAGTTGAGCTAGAGCAGTCTTTCGCAAGTGTAGATATCGCGGTTGTTTTAGTTGATCATGATGATTTCAAAGAGCGCCGCAACCAATTTAAGATGTGTCCAGTAATTGTGGATACTAAAGGGCTTGTTTGTATTAGGTAA